A stretch of the Schistocerca serialis cubense isolate TAMUIC-IGC-003099 chromosome 2, iqSchSeri2.2, whole genome shotgun sequence genome encodes the following:
- the LOC126455476 gene encoding keratin, type II cytoskeletal 3-like, whose translation MRITVCVVFLAACYLSSAEEPAKAEEKKTSKTEKRGLYGLGIGGYGGGFGGGYGGGYGGGYGGGYGGGFGGGLGGGYGGGIGYGGGEVKAITITKEVPVPVPQPYPVTVERKVPFPVRVPVKVPVDRPYPVSVPQPYPVPVEKPVPYPVSVPKPVAVPVPQPVVVKQPVPVVLKGGYGGGLGGYGGGFGGFGGGYGGHGGFGGGFGGFGGYGHPH comes from the exons ATGAGGATCACG GTGTGCGTAGTTTTCCTAGCGGCGTGTTACTTGTCGTCCGCCGAAGAGCCCGCTAAAGCGGAGGAGAAGAAGACCAGCAAGACTGAGAAGCGCGGCCTCTACGGCCTGGGCATCGGCGGGTACGGAGGCGGCTTCGGCGGCGGCTACGGGGGCGGCTACGGCGGCGGCTACGGCGGCGGCTACGGCGGCGGCTTCGGGGGCGGGCTCGGCGGCGGCTACGGCGGCGGCATCGGCTACGGCGGAGGAGAGGTGAAGGCCATCACCATCACGAAGGAGGTGCCGGTGCCCGTGCCGCAGCCCTACCCCGTCACGGTGGAGAGGAAGGTGCCCTTCCCCGTCAGGGTCCCGGTCAAGGTGCCGGTGGACAGGCCGTACCCGGTGAGCGTGCCGCAGCCGTACCCCGTCCCCGTGGAGAAGCCCGTGCCGTACCCCGTGAGCGTGCCCAAGCCCGTCGCCGTGCCGGTACCTCAGCCCGTGGTCGTCAAGCAGCCGGTGCCCGTCGTCCTCAAGGGCGGCTACGGCGGCGGCCTGGGCGGCTACGGGGGCGGCTTTGGCGGCTTCGGTGGCGGCTACGGAGGCCACGGAGGCTTCGGAGGCGGGTTCGGAGGCTTCGGAGGCTACGGACATCCCCACTGA